In Dasypus novemcinctus isolate mDasNov1 chromosome 10, mDasNov1.1.hap2, whole genome shotgun sequence, one DNA window encodes the following:
- the LOC101444471 gene encoding olfactory receptor 5D13-like, with translation FVHSKQGNQSAGATFVLLGFSEYPDLQVPLFLIFLTIYTITVVGNLGMIVVIRINPKLHTPMYFFLSHLSFLDFYYSTVVTPKLLENLIVEDRTISFTACITQFFFACLCAVTETFMLAVMAYDRFVAVCNPLLYMVVMSRKLCYLLVAFSYSWGIGCSLILTYFLLELSFRKNNIINNVVCEHAAIVAASCSDPYISQKIILVLATFNEISSLMIIFTSYVFIFITIMKMTSTRGHYKAFSTCASHLTAITIFHGTILFLYCVPNSKSSWLMVKVTSVFYTMVIPMLNPLIYSLRNKDVKETIQKLINKNLCC, from the coding sequence TTTGTCCACAGTAAACAAGGAAATCAGAGTGCTGGAGCCACATTCGTCCTCTTGGGTTTCTCAGAATACCCAGACCTCCAGGTGCCCCTCTTCTTGATTTTCCTAACCATCTACACAATCACTGTGGTGGGGAACCTCGGCATGATTGTCGTCATCAGGATCAATCCTAAactccacacccccatgtactttttcctcagcCACTTGTCCTTTCTAGATTTCTATTACTCCACAGTAGTTACACCCAAACTCTTAGAAAACTTGATTGTGGAAGACAGAACCATCTCTTTCACAGCGTGCATCACGCAGTTTTTCTTTGCATGCCTATGTGCAGTGACAGAAACTTTCATGTTGGCAGTGATGGCATATGACCGGTTTGTGGCAGTTTGTAACCCTCTGCTCTACATGGTTGTAATGTCTCGGAAGTTATGTTACTTGTTAGTTGCTTTCTCATACTCTTGGGGTATAGGGTGTTCCCTAATACTTACCTACTTTCTATTGGAATTATCTTTCAGAAAAAATAATATCATAAATAATGTTGTCTGTGAGCATGCTGCTATTGTTGCTGCGTCCTGCTCTGACCCCTACATTAGCCAGAAGATCATTTTAGTGTTAGCCACATTCAATGAAATAAGCAGTCTGATGATCATTTTTActtcatatgttttcatttttatcactatCATGAAGATGACCTCAACTAGGGGACACTACAAAGCATTTTCTACATGTGCCTCACACCTAACTGCCATTACAATCTTCCATGGAACCATCCTTTTTCTCTACTGTGTTCCTAACTCCAAAAGCTCGTGGCTCATGGTCAAGGTGACTTCTGTCTTTTACACAATGGTCATCCCCATGTTGAACCCTCTGATCTACAGCCTCAGGAACAAAGATGTGAAGGAGACCATCCagaaattaatcaataaaaactTATGTTGTTAG